One Ooceraea biroi isolate clonal line C1 chromosome 6, Obir_v5.4, whole genome shotgun sequence genomic window carries:
- the LOC105276454 gene encoding uncharacterized protein LOC105276454: MPCIETLPVLTGAKMIIVDEAVDVMYARQLITGWIQYIWKKEDYDVNLLTFNDARCWHDNTLFSTKYTVHDSRNIDHKYRLGNLYYTSTTPLLPLLQRVLDETCIEENSRTTVIVDCLSTVILWAGLTKTLQFIKQLSTRVSQIVCIYRRDLVQNKIPDIMTLGTTYVRLEKLELDKIKRLNTSYAGHHMSSYIAKLSHKKLTGSVIHQEELVRQNIKTYEIESQAVVHKPNQANTSQPAKIESSFRIETNTREMEQRDKTPLPYTVNTANTSKIFYQPDDADDIDEDDPDDDLDF; encoded by the exons atgcCGTGCATAGAAACATTGCCTGTATTAACAGGGGCAAAAATGATTATTGTAGATGAAG CAGTGGATGTAATGTACGCTAGACAACTAATAACCGGCTGGATCCAATATATATGGAAGAAGGAAGACTATGATGTCAATCTCTTAACATTTAACGATGCAAGATGTTGGCATGACAATACGttattttcaacaaaatacacagtccacGATTCTCGTAACATTGATCATAAATATCGTTTGGGAAATCTCTACTACACCTCTACTACACCTCTACTACCTCTACTTCAACGTGTACTTGACGAAACGTGTATCGAAGAAAATTCTCGGACTACAGTGATTGTTGACTGCTTAAGTACCGTGATTTTATGGGCTGGTTTAACAAAGACTCTACAGTTTATTAAACAGTTGAGTACAAGAGTGTCACAAATCGTCTGCATTTATCGGAGAGatcttgtgcagaataaaattcCTGATATAATGACATTGGGCACTACATATGTTAGATTAGAAAAACTGgaattagataaaattaagCGACTTAATACGAGCTACGCGGGACATCACATGTCGTCATACATCGCAAAACTTAGTCATAAAAAGTTAACTGGCTCCGTGATACATCAAGAAGAATTGGTGAGACAAAACATTAAGACTTATGAGATCGAATCCCAAGCGGTAGTACACAAGCCAAATCAAGCGAATACAAGTCAACCCGCAAAGATCGAATCATCGTTTAGAATAGAAACAAATACTCGGGAGATGGAGCAAAGGGACAAAACACCTTTACCCTACACCGTAAATACAGCCAACACATCTAAGATATTTTATCAGCCAGATGATGCGGATGATATAGATGAAGACGACCCTGATGATGATCTAGATTTTTAA
- the LOC105276458 gene encoding integral membrane protein GPR155: protein MANHESTLSISLLSNANQHAEAEDEPIDNLYLALIQCFGIILCGYIAGRFNVITRSEANGLNTFVGTFALPSLIFMSLAKLDFTLVNWKFLLAVLLAKSCVFIVVLAVSLVIKKPSNPGRAALFAIFTTQSNDFAIGYPMIAALYGKTHPEYAAYLYLMAPISLAILNPIGFVLLEIGKRRTEEQRDCREMVYSVAKGVLLNPVLFMTVLGIVGNLIFSHSVPRLLASILDVLGNAFSASALFLLGLMMVGKVHKLKGTALVIPGILISVKLLVLPLVIRESIILLNAGDNVTETRDLSTYGFLYGTIPTAPALFIFTLRYNLEIDLIASAMVACTFLSAPLMFVSAKVINAVYTGITPANYARQLKIFSFDTSVASAAACVWLLMCFLGFGRKRYNQVTHRCTLCLIIAQLTAAIGVIIWSKLDPSGNQTILWYVQYILITTGVYASRIWTAAIAATLLFLSSRSLSFVENLQKWFYPVGFGVPLLMMVITCVTVAPNLSDLDYKNPNFQLGRTQAAVSSFILIFCFIVTLGCLVLQQRYQRRHTAVSYEHMGNNVGSSTIESNERNVVDVEDLVSPLINAPVIGCEFQNGCPSGVCRADERSDDCEEESGTSTDDDPQILRHLVFLILLLCSMFIGLSISVGTLIMEQLTGIYAELAFLDVALNFGQSLIAFAIFGLDPSLGKLGCWLRRVCRKLHSDKELQLPCEDALSSEVRAIRDQFSRCHLDACRTRISMCRRRLLRVYRGVFSGTDLVNWLLEAGIVNSREDAVRYGRCLLESRVLQHVDGTQHFHDENLLYTFNA, encoded by the exons ATG GCTAATCACGAGAGCACTCTATCGATATCTTTATTGTCAAACGCAAATCAGCATGCGGAGGCGGAAGATGAACCAATAGATAATTTGTATCTTGCGCTGATACAATGCTTTGGTATCATACTGTGTGG CTATATAGCGGGAAGATTCAATGTGATAACAAGGTCTGAAGCAAATGGTCTGAATACCTTCGTCGGCACTTTCGCTCTGCCATCCTTAATCTTCATGTCTTTGGCGAAGCTGGACTTTACCTTAGTTAACTGGAAATTTCTGCTTGCTGTGTTGCTTGCTAAAAGCTGCGTCTTTATCGTAGTGCTTGCTGTTTCATTAGTAATTAAGAAGCCGTCGAATCCTGGTCGAGCTGCCCTCTTCGCGATATTTACCACTCAGAGCAATGATTTTGCTATCGGATATCCGATGA TCGCTGCCCTATATGGAAAAACGCATCCGGAATACGCTGCGTATCTGTACCTGATGGCCCCTATATCACTGGCCATCTTGAATCCAATTGGCTTTGTGCTGCTGGAGATTGGCAAGCGACGTACGGAGGAGCAGAGAGACTGCAGGGAGATGGTCTACTCGGTCGCCAAGGGTGTCCTACTGAATCCAGTTCTGTTTATGACGGTTTTGGGCATCGTAGGCAATCTGATCTTCAGTCACAGTGTACCGCGCTTGCTCGCCTCGATTCTCGACGTACTCGGTAACGCTTTCTCCGCCAGCGCGTTATTCCTTCTCGGTTTAATGATGGTCGGGAAGGTGCACAAGCTGAAAGGTACGGCACTGGTTATACCGGGTATACTGATCTCGGTGAAGCTGCTAGTCTTGCCCCTAGTCATAAGAGAATCCATCATTCTCCTGAACGCCGGTGACAACGTCACGGAGACGCGAGATTTAAGCACGTACGGCTTCCTGTACGGCACCATCCCAACGGCACCGGCGCTCTTTATTTTTACCTTGCGATATAATCTGGAGATCGACCTGATCGCATCGGCGATGGTAGCTTGTACGTTTCTCTCGGCTCCGCTTATGTTCGTCTCTGCTAAAGTGATCAATGCGGTTTACACCGGAATCACACCGGCTAATTACGCGCGACAATTGAAGATCTTTTCCTTCGACACGAGCGTTGCATCGGCGGCAGCTTGCGTATGGCTGCTCATGTGTTTCCTCGGGTTCGGACGGAAGAGGTATAACCAGGTCACTCATCGGTGCACTCTGTGTCTCATAATCGCACAG CTTACAGCAGCAATAGGCGTGATAATCTGGTCAAAGCTCGATCCAAGTGGCAATCAGACAATATTATG GTACGTTCAATACATTCTCATAACTACTGGTGTATACGCAAGCAGGATATGGACAGCTGCGATCGCAGCAACATTACTGTTTTTGAGTTCACGTTCGTTGTCCTTTGTTGAAAATCTGCAGAAGTGGTTTTATCCCGTCGGATTCGG aGTGCCGCTTTTAATGATGGTAATAACATGCGTTACCGTCGCTCCAAATCTGTCTGATCTTGATTACAAAAATCCAAATTTTCAATTGGGCAGAACTCAAGCTGCCGTAtcatcatttatattaatattctgcTTTATAG TGACGCTAGGTTGTTTGGTCTTGCAACAGAGATATCAAAGGAGACACACTGCAGTGTCATACGAGCATATGGGGAACAACGTAGGAAGTTCTACGATTGAAAGTAACGAAAGAAATGTAGTAGATGTGGAAGATTTAGTCTCCCCGTTAATTAATGCACCAGT AATCGGCTGTGAATTTCAAAATGGTTGTCCAAGTGGCGTGTGTAGAGCTGACGAAAGGAGTGATGACTGTGAGGAGGAAAGCGGAACAAGTACAGATGACGATCCTCAGATCCTGCGGCATCTCGTTTTCTTGATCTTGTTGCTGTGTTCCATGTTCATC GGTTTATCGATATCCGTGGGAACGCTAATCATGGAACAATTAACTGGCATTTACGCCGAGCTTGCATTCTTGGACGTAGCTTTGAATTTTGGGCAATCGTTAATAGCATTCGCTATTTTTGGACTAGATCCCAGCCTCGGCAAATTGGGATGTTGGCTGAGAAGAGTATGCAGAAAATTGCATTCTG ATAAAGAATTGCAGCTTCCTTGCGAGGACGCTCTTAGCTCAGAAGTAAGGGCGATTCGAGATCAGTTTAGTCGATGCCACTTGGATGCGTGTCGAACACGTATATCTATGTGCCGCAGGCGATTATTAAGAGTGTACAGAGGTGTTTTCTCGGGAACGGATTTGGTCAACTGGTTACTCGAAGCTGGAATTGTAAACAGTCGTGAGGACGCCGTGCGGTATGGTCGTTGCTTGTTGGAGAGCAGAGTTTTGCAACACGTGGATGGTACGCAACACTTTCACGATGAAAATCTTCTGTACACGTTCAATgcataa